In the Nocardioides marmotae genome, TGCTTCCCCCCATGGGAAGGAGGGTGTCGCTCTCGCCGGCACCGTCGGTGATCCGGACCCGCAGCTCGGCGGCGATCCCAGGGGCGACCATGGTGCGCATCTCCAGTCGTGCGGAGTCGAGGTCCAGCGGCTGGTCGAATCGCAGTCCCGCGACGGCGCCGGACCGGGACCAGGTCATCTCCCAGAACATGCGGCGAGGAGTCCGGGCGCCGTACGCGACCCAGTGCGGGGTGACGGCGCGGGCCCGCGGCAGGCAGTCCTCGATCCGGACCTGGCCACTGTTGACTCGTCCCGTGCACAGGCGAGCCCTGGCACTCCCGGAGGACGTCGTCGGTGTCGCCTCGATCCCTGGCCGTCGCACGTCACGGCCCCCGCCGATCGCATGCGACCGCACGTCGGCGTCACCCACGGACGGGGTCGTGGCGGCCGAGCCGTCGAAGAGCGGGAGATGCTCCACCTGCCCCGTGAAGAGACCGACGGCACCGGCGACGTAGACCGTCCCGACGGCGCGCTGCTCGGGAGCAGTCAAACGCTCGGGAGTCCGGCGTCCGCACGGCTGGTCTGCCGGTCCACCCCAGTCGTCGACGGACGGTGCCGCGGAGACGCCCGGGGTCCACTCGGTGTTGAAGAAGTTGTGATTGGCACCCATGACCAGGACCGAGCTCTTCAGAGAGGTGTCGTCGGTCATGACGTCGCGGGATGTGTCGGTGTAAAGCTGTCCCTGGAGGTCGGCGACGTCCCCGTCGCAGTAGGGCAGGACGGTCACGGTCGGCACGTAGGGCGCGGTGTTCGTGGCGAAGTTGGTCGGCGCGAGAAGCACTTGCCCGGCGACGCGGTACGGCGCGGAGAGCGGTATCCGTGTCGCGGCGCGGCTCGCCCCTTCGCCGCCGCGGCTGTGACCGACCAGGATCACCTGGTCCAGGTCGACCTGCCGGTCGCGGGCGAGCCCGACCCAGTGGTCGAGGTGACGCAGGACGACCCGGGCTCGGGCGTCGGCGCCGCCGTCGCCGAGCGCGTCGTCCTGGGCATTCACGCCGTTGACGCCCACGGACACCGTCGTGTGACCCTGCGATGCGAGCACCTGCTGCAGGTAGTGGTGGCCGAGGTGGGTCGGGACCTCGTCGAATCGACCGGTGCACGGCCACCGGGTCGAGACTGCCTGAGGGTCGTCCGGGTCGTAGCAGACCGCGTGCCGCCCGGGGATGAAGAGGACGAGCGGCCGGTTGCCGGTGTCGGCGTCAGCCACGGGCTCGACGACGTGTCCGACCATCTCGATCGGCTCGACCAGGCCCGGAACCTTCAGCCGCGGCAGCTCGTAGTCGCTCGTCGACGTGGCGTGCGGTCCAGCGACGCCCGGGTCAGGTGCCAGCAGCGGGTGGGTGGATGGCAGACCCTTCAGAGCGGGATCGTCGAGGGGAGCGCGGAAGGAGCGGGCGGGACGGGACTCCTCGAGATGGTCACCCGACAGCGCGACGTCGAGCCTGGCCGGATCGGGCACCGACGCACTGACCACGACCGCCTCGACCGTCCGGCCGTCGTCGCGGACGGTCGCAGGTCCGAACGACAGCCCTGCGCCACGGATCGTCGGGCGATCAGAGGTCATCGGGAGAGTCTTCGGCGACGTCCACCGGACGACGTACCGATCCCCCGACAGCGGCTCGACCTGCCAGCGACCGGCGTCCTTCGACCCAGGAGGCCCCGCGGGCTCCGCGCGGACCTCCGGCGGCGATGCCTGTGACGTCCCCGACAGGGCGGTCCCGACCAGGGCAGTCGTCAGGGCCGCACCCAGGAGCATCCTGATCACGGTGGTTGGTCTCGTCGTCCGGGGCAGGCTCGTTGCCGGGGCGGGTCGCAATCGCACGGGGTCTCCTAGGGATGCGCGTCGACCGGGGCGATCGGGCCGGCGCAGAATCAGGGCCGAGGCGGTGGGGCACCCCGGCCGCCCCGGTTTGCTGCTGTGTCATCAGGCTCGCTCAGGCGGCGGCGCCCTCGCGTCGGTGAAGATCCCGATGTCCCTGCCGGTCGTCAGCCGGCCCGCGGAGGGCTGGGTCTGGCACGTCCACGTCGCGTAGGTGACAGTCACCTAGTCCGAACCGGGTGGACTCCTGGGCCGACGCGCCGAGCGCGCGGCCGTCGAACACCTGCTCGCCGGAGCGCGGGCCGGGAGCAGGCTCAGAAATGCCCGAAGCCCCCCAGGCTGGGCCTGGGGGGCTTCGGGGCCAGGACTGCGTCACAGTCCTGATTTGTAGCGGGGGCAGGATTTGAACCTGCGACCTCTGGGTTATGAGCCCAGCGAGCTACCGAGCTGCTCCACCCCGCGTCGGTGAACCCAACGTTACGACACGGGGTGGAGGACCACCAAATCGGGGTCTACTCGGCGGTGTCGCCCGACGGCGAGGGCTCCTCGCCCGGCGTTCCCGAGCCCTCCTCGTCCTCGCCACCGGAGGCGACGCCGGACTTCCCGGAGAGCGAGAGCGCCTCGGAGACGGCGCGCTCGGCCGCCTCGACCTGCTCCTGGTACGTCGCCAGGTCACCGTCCGCCAGGGCCTCCTGGGCCGCGGCGAACGCCTCCTCGGCGGTGGCCAGCAGCTGGGCGATCTGCTCCTGGCGGGTGCCGGTCGGGCCATCGCCGCCGTTGCCCTCGCCACCGTCGCCGGACCCCTCGCCGCCGTCGCCGGAGGACCCGTTGCCCAGGTCGCCGGCCTCCGCGCCGAGCAGGTCACCGAGGGACTCGGTGAGGGTGTTGCCGACGCCGACCTCGTCGCCGTACTTGGTGAGCACGTACTGGAGGATCGGGTAGCTGGCGTCCGACAGCTCCCGGGTCGTGTAGACCGGCTGCACGTACAGCAGCCCGTTCTCCACCGGCAGCGTGAGCAGGTTGCCGTAGACCGGCTTCGCGCCACCCGACTGCAGCGGCAGCAGCGCCTGCCGCACGCCCTCGTCGGAGGTGAAGTCGTTCGCGACCAGCCCCGGTCCGTCGGTCTGCTCGTTGGGCAGCTGGAGCACCCGGATCCGGCCGTACTCCTCGCTGGTCGCGTCGGCGTTCACCGACACGAACGAGGCCAGGTTGTTCTTGCCGTACGGCACGAACGTCGAGGTCAGCGAGAAGGTCTCCTCGGCGTCGTCGGGGTTGCGCACGAACAGGCGGTACGGCGGCTGCAGGGTGCCGTTGGTGTAGGGGTCCTCGGGCACCTCCCAGCGGTTGTTGCCCTGGTAGAAGTCACGCGGGTCGGTGACGTGGTAGCGCGCGAACTGGTAGCGCTGCACCTTGAACAGGTCCTCGGGGTAGCGCAGGTGCTCCAGCAGCCCGTCGGAGATCTCCGACTTCGGCGTGACCGTGCCGGGGAAGGCGTTGCTCCACGCCTCGAGGATCGGGTCCTCCTCGTCCCAGGCGTAGAGGGTGACCTCGCCGGAGTAGGCGTCGACCGTCGCCTTCACGGCGTTGCGCATGTAGTTGATCTCGTCGGTCGGGATCGCGCGCAGCGCACCCTGGGTGTCCAGCGAGTCGTCGGTCATCGTGTCGAGCGACTCCCGCTGGGCCTGCGGGTAGCGGTCGGTCGTGGTGTAGCCGTCGAGGATCCACAGGATCCGGCCGTCGACGATCGCCGGGTAGGCGTCGGCGTCGACGGTCAGCCACGGGGCGACCTTGCGGACGCGGTCGAGCGGCTGGCGGTTGTAGAGGATCTTGCTGTTCTCGTTCACCCGGCCCGAGAGCAGGAAGTTCGGCTCGCCGTACTTCACGGCGTACATCAGCTGGTTGAAGAAGCCGCCGATGGCGACGTCGCCCTCGCCGTCGTACGTCGTGGTGGTCTCCGCGGCCTCGTCACCACCGGTGGGCAGGTTGAGCTCGACGTCCTTGTCGTCCTCGTCCGCCTTGCCGACGATGGAGTACTCCGGGCTCTGCTCGCCGTAGTAGACCCGCGTCTCGAAGCCGCCGGTCGCCTCGGTGAGCTCGTCCTCGGTGTCGCCCTCGGCCCACTCGATGCCGGCGTCCTGGGCCTGGGTGCCTTCGGCCCCGCCCTCCTGGGCGGAGTTGTCCCGCGGCCGGGCGTTCGCGTACGCCGCGATGATGCCGTTGCCGTGGGTGTAGACGGTGTGCAGGTTCGACCAGTTGCGGTCGCCCTCGTTGATGCCGGACTGGTCGAGCTCGCGCACGGCGAGGACCAGCGCGCGCTCCTCCTCGCCGACGTTGTAGCGGTCGACGTCGAGCACGTCGGCGACCGAGTAGTAGGCGCGGACCTGCTGCTCCTGCTCGAAGGCGGCGCGCACGAGCTGGGGGTCGACCAGCGGGACCGAGGAGGTCTGCCGGTCCAGCGAGGCCAGGCCGGTGGAGAGGTCCGCGCTCGCGGTGTACTGCTCGGTCTCCACGTCGGCCACGTCGTAGGCCGACCTGGTGGCCTCGATGTTGGCCTGGATGTACTCCTCCTCCTTGTCGGCCTGGGAGGGGTTGACCTGGAACTGCTGGACGATGCCGGGCCAGATCAGGCCGAGCAGCACCGCCGAGAGCGCGAGCAGCGCCAGCCCCATCGAGGGCAGGATCCAGGTGCGGCGCCAGATGTTGAGGAAGAACAGCACCGCGCAGATCACCGCGATGCCCATCAGGATGTTCTTGGCCGGCAGCACCGCGTGGTCGTCGGTGTAGCTCATGCCGGTGAACAGCTCGCCGTCCTGGGTGACCAGGTCGAAGCGGTCGAGGTAGTAGTCGA is a window encoding:
- a CDS encoding UPF0182 family membrane protein, with the protein product MSELFADDPRDTPPPEREVPRRSRALIITAVVVVLGFFGLTTFAAFYTDRLWFIGADFGSVFTTLFWTRTGLFLVFGALMGIVVGVNMWLAYRHRPTFRLPSPEQTGLDRYREAVTPIRTWLLVGVALLLGVFAGTSGAGEWRSYLLWRNGTSFGDDDPYFGRDIGFYVFDLPWLHFLVDFTMAVVVVALIAAAVVHYLYGGIRLQASHDRLSGAAQVQLSVLLGIFVLAKGVDYYLDRFDLVTQDGELFTGMSYTDDHAVLPAKNILMGIAVICAVLFFLNIWRRTWILPSMGLALLALSAVLLGLIWPGIVQQFQVNPSQADKEEEYIQANIEATRSAYDVADVETEQYTASADLSTGLASLDRQTSSVPLVDPQLVRAAFEQEQQVRAYYSVADVLDVDRYNVGEEERALVLAVRELDQSGINEGDRNWSNLHTVYTHGNGIIAAYANARPRDNSAQEGGAEGTQAQDAGIEWAEGDTEDELTEATGGFETRVYYGEQSPEYSIVGKADEDDKDVELNLPTGGDEAAETTTTYDGEGDVAIGGFFNQLMYAVKYGEPNFLLSGRVNENSKILYNRQPLDRVRKVAPWLTVDADAYPAIVDGRILWILDGYTTTDRYPQAQRESLDTMTDDSLDTQGALRAIPTDEINYMRNAVKATVDAYSGEVTLYAWDEEDPILEAWSNAFPGTVTPKSEISDGLLEHLRYPEDLFKVQRYQFARYHVTDPRDFYQGNNRWEVPEDPYTNGTLQPPYRLFVRNPDDAEETFSLTSTFVPYGKNNLASFVSVNADATSEEYGRIRVLQLPNEQTDGPGLVANDFTSDEGVRQALLPLQSGGAKPVYGNLLTLPVENGLLYVQPVYTTRELSDASYPILQYVLTKYGDEVGVGNTLTESLGDLLGAEAGDLGNGSSGDGGEGSGDGGEGNGGDGPTGTRQEQIAQLLATAEEAFAAAQEALADGDLATYQEQVEAAERAVSEALSLSGKSGVASGGEDEEGSGTPGEEPSPSGDTAE